In Dyadobacter subterraneus, a single genomic region encodes these proteins:
- a CDS encoding S41 family peptidase, with the protein MRLIFKMLLSLLALLQPVCAYAHRDQDAKQNPDSVTIARIADFGRVWGVINYFHPAVGKGVLSTDSLIISNIGRLLDDPSASGFKTAISAMLSNLNDPHSAVSSKKARSIDSSGTEQGLTLTSLDSESIYITASQHIFKNGLVLDSVLTAKLIPSNRCFIIDLRNSAIDNNLGLKQYTQFVQPLIGKLINRTLILPTVRSFYYKGLMREDFPHDINILPQDKMGDLNGMLQVHYGLRNISEGSYLLSSQDLSLKSKRFCFIVNRYVNVNTLKALLALRHRNLCSLIFQGEMPDYVYGNFHHMQLSDGLTVKIRTSELIYEDGTLGSEPDTYIRFQPGEDPKKLILKEAGFLLSHPVKHSASTQVENTVYIRKPQFDYPSKEVPDLKLRLLGLFNFWNAIYYFSPNKNLIPNDWNKALSHFIPKFIKAENDSLYFLALMELTTFIQDGHSILINKPGGRSPVGMMDGNLPIGTDLVDGKVFVTSILEDTTQRRNLSEIQQGDELIAIDKVPVTTLARQWEKLILASNKSGFNREYYFTWLTNGNSGSSAVVTVRSKGQIKDVTLNRIKRDHYYNLRGKTNRFTLKEPFCRMLAPGIGYMRINRLYVHQLDSLSNMLKDCKSIILDARGYPRDSQIGTKLASYIALKPDTVAYNEFPFVTSPDLAKNQSLVEYEIIRPDSNTFLKNKKYYILVDEGIQSQGEWNVIALQGVTRATTLGTQTAGANGMAITINFPGQYFSFFSGFAEYYPDGTPNQKLGIKIDIPVNRTLQCYLNGDDEILSKAVSETLKDLYRKPNKRYLHQ; encoded by the coding sequence ATGAGATTGATTTTTAAAATGCTGCTTAGCCTTTTGGCTTTGCTACAACCGGTGTGCGCCTATGCACACAGAGATCAAGACGCAAAACAAAATCCAGACTCCGTTACAATAGCAAGAATTGCAGACTTCGGCCGAGTATGGGGCGTAATCAATTACTTTCATCCTGCCGTTGGAAAAGGCGTGCTATCCACTGACAGCCTGATAATTTCCAATATTGGCAGATTACTGGACGATCCAAGTGCATCTGGTTTTAAGACTGCAATCTCAGCCATGCTTTCAAATCTCAATGACCCCCATTCAGCAGTTAGTAGTAAAAAAGCACGGTCTATTGATTCTTCCGGTACAGAACAGGGGCTCACTTTGACTTCTTTGGATTCCGAATCCATATATATCACAGCTTCACAACATATATTTAAAAACGGCCTTGTGCTGGATTCTGTTTTAACAGCCAAATTAATTCCTTCCAACCGCTGCTTTATCATTGATTTAAGAAATTCCGCGATCGACAATAACTTGGGATTAAAGCAATACACCCAATTTGTTCAGCCCTTGATTGGAAAGTTGATTAACCGGACTTTGATATTGCCTACCGTGCGAAGCTTTTATTACAAGGGACTCATGCGCGAGGATTTTCCGCATGATATCAACATACTGCCACAGGATAAAATGGGAGATTTAAATGGCATGCTGCAAGTTCACTATGGCCTGAGAAATATATCAGAAGGAAGTTATCTTCTCTCCAGTCAAGACCTGTCCCTGAAATCAAAAAGATTTTGCTTTATCGTTAACCGGTACGTCAATGTGAACACCCTTAAAGCGCTGCTGGCCTTACGTCATCGAAATTTGTGCAGCCTCATCTTTCAGGGAGAAATGCCTGACTATGTTTACGGGAATTTTCATCACATGCAGTTATCAGATGGTCTTACTGTAAAGATCAGAACATCAGAGCTGATATACGAGGATGGAACGCTCGGATCAGAACCAGATACCTATATCCGATTTCAACCAGGTGAAGATCCTAAAAAACTTATCCTGAAAGAAGCTGGGTTTCTGTTAAGTCACCCCGTTAAGCACTCCGCTTCAACCCAGGTTGAGAATACAGTATATATCCGTAAGCCACAGTTTGATTATCCTTCCAAAGAAGTACCTGACCTGAAATTACGTTTACTTGGACTTTTCAACTTTTGGAATGCCATTTACTACTTCTCTCCGAACAAAAACCTGATCCCAAACGATTGGAATAAAGCCCTCTCGCACTTTATTCCCAAATTTATAAAGGCCGAAAATGACTCTCTATATTTTTTAGCGTTAATGGAGCTGACCACCTTTATTCAGGACGGGCATAGCATATTAATCAACAAACCAGGTGGCAGATCACCCGTTGGAATGATGGACGGAAATCTTCCCATTGGGACGGATCTTGTCGATGGTAAAGTATTTGTGACCAGCATCCTGGAAGATACAACGCAGCGTCGCAACTTGTCTGAGATTCAGCAGGGTGATGAACTGATCGCCATTGACAAGGTCCCTGTAACAACGCTGGCAAGGCAATGGGAGAAACTGATCTTGGCTTCCAATAAATCAGGGTTTAACCGGGAGTATTATTTCACCTGGCTTACAAATGGTAATTCTGGCAGTTCTGCCGTGGTCACAGTTCGCAGTAAAGGCCAGATCAAAGACGTTACGCTTAACAGAATCAAAAGGGATCATTATTATAATTTGAGAGGTAAAACAAACCGTTTTACTCTTAAAGAACCATTTTGTCGAATGCTCGCACCTGGTATCGGATATATGCGAATCAACCGGCTTTATGTGCATCAGCTGGATAGTTTGTCAAATATGCTGAAAGATTGCAAATCAATTATTCTGGATGCAAGAGGTTATCCTCGTGATAGTCAAATTGGCACCAAACTGGCATCTTACATAGCTTTGAAGCCCGATACGGTGGCATATAACGAATTCCCGTTTGTTACAAGTCCGGATTTAGCAAAAAATCAATCACTTGTTGAATATGAAATTATTCGGCCCGATTCAAACACATTTCTAAAAAATAAAAAATACTATATACTGGTCGATGAAGGGATTCAGAGCCAGGGAGAATGGAATGTCATTGCTCTTCAGGGGGTAACACGTGCCACTACGTTAGGCACGCAAACAGCCGGTGCGAACGGAATGGCCATTACCATCAATTTTCCTGGGCAATATTTTTCGTTCTTTTCCGGTTTTGCAGAGTACTATCCCGATGGAACACCTAACCAAAAATTAGGGATAAAGATTGATATACCCGTTAATAGAACACTTCAGTGTTATTTGAACGGCGATGATGAAATACTAAGTAAAGCAGTTAGCGAGACTCTTAAAGATCTTTATAGAAAACCAAATAAAAGGTATCTGCACCAGTAA